The Radiobacillus deserti genomic interval AAAAAAATGAAAGGGCTCCTTTATTTACTTTTGTTTCTAGGATCGTTTTCATTCGCTTTGTTATTCATGACTATCGATTACTACGGAGCTGAACCGCTATTATTGATTCCTTTATTTATATGGGGAATTAATGTTTTGGATATGATCGTTACCTTAATGTATCGTCCTTCCATCCCCGCAACAGTAGAAAGTGAGAGGCTTCAGGAGAAAACGAAACAGGATAGTCGACGTTTTTACACGATATTGCTCTCTTTTATTCCAGGGGCAGGGCATTTTAATATAGGTTTAAACCAGCGAGGACTTACGTTTTTAGTCGGCTTTTTCGGAATTGGAACTATGGTGCTTTTCGTTTCTGTAGTGACTAATCAGGGAGGGTTCATGGTATTTCTGTTGGCACTTCCAATTATTTGGATTTATAGCTTGTTTGATGCCATCCAGCATCTAACAAAGATAGAGAACGGAGAGAAAGTGGAGGATAGAACCGTTCTAGATGATTTTAATCATCTTCGAGAACAAGGGAAAAAGAGTCGTATGCTGGCTACTGTACTCGCAATTTTTCCTGGTGCTGGACATATGTATTTAGGTCTTCAAAAACGGGGCATTCAATTGATGATTGCATTCTTAATGGCGATTTACGTATTAGACGTGTTGCGTTTATCCATTTTCCTTTTCTTAATTCCGATTATTTGGTTTTTTAGCTTTTTTGATTGTTTACAGCAAGCCAATAAGGTGGAAGCGGGAATTGTAGAGGATGCCCCTGTCGTTGATTATTTTGTGAACCATCAAAAATGGATTGGAATTGCTTTGTTATTTTTAGGAGCGTTCTATTTGTTCGATTCTATCCTAGTTCCAACCTTGTTATATGAGGTTTCTGCTGTGCTAGAGGTGGACTTAGCCTATTACTATCACAATTATTTTCAAGGAATTGTAGTTTGTATTCTACTCATAGCCGGCGGGATAAAGCTGATTATGGGTTCTAAAAAGGGAGATGCGGCAAAATGAGACAATG includes:
- a CDS encoding DUF6677 family protein, with amino-acid sequence MKKSPLFAMLCSVIPGAGHLYLGKKMKGLLYLLLFLGSFSFALLFMTIDYYGAEPLLLIPLFIWGINVLDMIVTLMYRPSIPATVESERLQEKTKQDSRRFYTILLSFIPGAGHFNIGLNQRGLTFLVGFFGIGTMVLFVSVVTNQGGFMVFLLALPIIWIYSLFDAIQHLTKIENGEKVEDRTVLDDFNHLREQGKKSRMLATVLAIFPGAGHMYLGLQKRGIQLMIAFLMAIYVLDVLRLSIFLFLIPIIWFFSFFDCLQQANKVEAGIVEDAPVVDYFVNHQKWIGIALLFLGAFYLFDSILVPTLLYEVSAVLEVDLAYYYHNYFQGIVVCILLIAGGIKLIMGSKKGDAAK